One window from the genome of Sebastes umbrosus isolate fSebUmb1 chromosome 12, fSebUmb1.pri, whole genome shotgun sequence encodes:
- the LOC119499341 gene encoding alpha-1-antitrypsin homolog has translation MRRIFASCALAALLLAAAWADHHQHHHHHHDGSDHSHEGEMSCHKLSSPNADFAFALYKNLNAKAAAGKNIFYSPLGISTALSVLSTGARGETHSQLFSSLGYSSLNQTQINEAYEHLFDMLGHSHENQQLDVGNAVAVRSGCDPLEKFLKDVKHHYSGEVFNVSFTDPAEAAAEISRYIANKTHDRIKDMVKDLHPDMAMMLINYVYFKGEWKTPFNRRMTRKMDFHVDKTTKVQVDMMMRTGYYDTYWDVDNHTTVVMLPYKGSTSMMIVLPDEGKMTEVEGIINKDYIKHCRNSVSMGYVDLFLPKFSISADASLENTLKEMGITDAFEDRADFSGISDEVMLKVSKVSHKATLSVTEMGTEATGVTIIEMILVMLPPSVRIDRPFLVFILENSTENILFMGKISNPTAM, from the exons ATGCGTAGGATCTTCGCTAGTTGTGCACTTGCagcgctgctgctggctgcagcctGGGCagaccaccaccaacaccaccaccaccaccatgatGGCTCTGATCACAGCCATGAGGGAGAAATGAGCTGCCACAAGCTGTCGTCTCCCAATGCTGACTTTGCCTTTGCCCTCTACAAAAACCTGAATGCCAAGGCTGCTGCTGGAAAGAACATCTTCTACTCGCCGCTGGGCATCTCCACCGCCCTGTCCGTGCTGTCTACAGGGGCTCGTGGTGAAACCCACAGCCAGCTGTTCTCCAGCTTGGGATACAGCAGCTTAAACCAGACTCAGATCAACGAAGCATACGAGCATCTTTTCGACATGCTTGGACACAGCCATGAGAATCAGCAGCTGGATGTCGGTAACGCTGTGGCCGTGCGCTCTGGTTGCGATCCTCTGGAGAAGTTCCTGAAGGATGTCAAGCACCACTACTCTGGTGAGGTCTTCAACGTCAGCTTTACCGATCCTGCTGAGGCTGCAGCTGAGATCAGCAGATACATCGCTAACAAAACCCACGACAGGATCAAAGACATGGTGAAGGACCTGCACCCTGATATGGCCATGATGCTTATTAACTATGTCTACTTTAAAG GAGAGTGGAAAACACCCTTCAATCGTCGCATGACACGCAAGATGGACTTCCATGTGGACAAAACCACCAAAGTTCAGGTGGACATGATGATGAGGACGGGTTACTACGACACCTACTGGGATGTTGACAACCACACCACTGTCGTCATGCTGCCCTACAAGGGCAGCACCTCCATGATGATCGTCCTGCCTGATGAAGGCAAGATGACGGAGGTGGAGGGCATCATCAACAAGGACTACATCAAGCACTGTCGAAACTCAGTCTCTATGGG ATATGTGGATCTGTTCCTACCAAAGTTTTCCATCTCTGCTGATGCTTCTctggaaaacacactgaaagaaatgggtataaccGACGCTTTTGAGGACAGGGCTGATTTCTCTGGCATTTCTGACGAGGTCATGCTCAAAGTCTCAAAG GTTTCCCATAAGGCCACGCTGAGTGTCACTGAGATGGGAACAGAGGCAACGGGAGTCACTATTATTGAAATGATATTAGTCATGTTGCCACCATCAGTCAGAATTGACAGACCCTTCTTGGTCTTCATCCTGGAGAACTCCACTGAGAACATCCTCTTCATGGGCAAGATCAGCAACCCCACAGCCATGTAA